The Zymobacter palmae DNA window GGCCGCGAACACAATATTCGCACGGCGCTTGATGCGCTCAGCACTGCGCTGGGGCCATTGGCATTGTCACCTATCGTTGAAAGTGACCCTGTGGGCTACGACTCGACAAGCCGCTTCTACAATATAGTAGTAGGGGTCGAAACAGACCAAAAATTTCAGGAAGTTAAGGCGCTGTGCAAGCGGCTTGAACGTCAGAGCGGCCGCCGTACCGATGAACCGCGTTTCAGCCCCAAGACGCTGGATATCGACGTGCTACTATGGGGTGATGAAGTGACCTCAGGCGATCAACACCCCATACTGCCTCATCCTGATATCGAGCGATTCGCACATGTGCTGTGCCCCCTCGCCCTGCTCTACCCCGATGCGACACACCCAGTCGAGAGAGTGTCGTACAAAGCACTATGGGAACAACGTAAAGCCGACCTGCCCGTGCTGACAGTGCTGCCGCCATCGGTGCTTACTCACCCCGCTGTATAATTGCAGGCAGCCTTATCGACTCATCATTTCACTGCCATCGGTAACGGAACGGGCCATCCTCAAGCAAAGTGCCAGTACGCTATGCGGACTAGCTCATAGTATGAGCCCTGAAGTTAGTATGGTATGGGCTCTGGAGTGACCGATATTCCCCTGCGCTATGGACAAGAAGCGCTATCCCATTCGCCACTGAGCATTGATCAGCCCTATTTGCGGGAGGCTCTTATCTACCCGTTCAGCCGCTGAGGACGACAACACGCACCCATAAGACTGGCGTGCCCGCGGCGCCTACGTGCGTTGCCCCACAATAGGCATACATAGGCCACACTGCCGCGACTGAACTTCATCACCCTCGTCCACCGAAGGATACACACCAGCAAGGCCCACATGCCCGCAGCACCTACGCGCGTTGCCCCACAATAGGCAAGGCCGCACCGCTGCGACTGAACTTCATCACTCTCGCCCACCGAAGGACACACACCAGCAAGGCCGGCATGACCCCGGCACCTACGTGCGTTGCCCCACAATAGGCAGAGGCCACACCGCGGCGGCTAAACCTCATCACTATCATTCACCGAACAAGGCCTATGAACGATAGTGCTAACGATCGTTAGCCCCGCGGAACTTCCGTTGCTTCTCATTGCATGCAGGAAGTACGCCGATAGGCGCTGCCGTTCATTCTTTGCCAACCTTTGCTAACAGCACAGGCTGTAGTCATCAGACATATTGGGCCGATGCTTAGATACAGACGAGAGTAAGAACCGTTCACCGAGCTGATGCCGAGCAGGGGTCAGTTCAACGCGTCTTCGACCAGCTGTTGGCGTTTAGCAGCAATGGCCTGCCCCAAGGCAGCCCCCTGGTAACCCTCGGCCATCAACGCTTGAGGGGAAATGGCGCGGGCATCCTGCGCGAGTTGCTGAAGCTGCTTGCCATCGACGTCAATGCCACAGACGGACAGCAGTGGCAGGATATCGGTCAGGCGGTCTGGATGA harbors:
- the folK gene encoding 2-amino-4-hydroxy-6-hydroxymethyldihydropteridine diphosphokinase; the encoded protein is MTLAVLGIGSNIGREHNIRTALDALSTALGPLALSPIVESDPVGYDSTSRFYNIVVGVETDQKFQEVKALCKRLERQSGRRTDEPRFSPKTLDIDVLLWGDEVTSGDQHPILPHPDIERFAHVLCPLALLYPDATHPVERVSYKALWEQRKADLPVLTVLPPSVLTHPAV